A DNA window from Halorubrum sp. DM2 contains the following coding sequences:
- a CDS encoding archaemetzincin family Zn-dependent metalloprotease, with translation MLVDIVPVGDVTPQVKREASGALRSVYDCDVTVHDDQPIPDSAYDADRTQYRAEDLIETVTRVGGGEKNIGITPEDLYYRRRNYVFGLAYLNGSGSVISTHRLRTSSDGGVSTKPAVDVFGDRVRKEVVHEIGHTLGLEHCDNSKCVMSFSPTVREVDVKEENLCGTCSRLVR, from the coding sequence ATGCTCGTGGACATCGTCCCCGTCGGAGACGTCACCCCCCAGGTGAAACGGGAGGCCTCCGGCGCGCTGCGCTCCGTGTACGACTGCGACGTGACGGTCCACGACGATCAGCCGATCCCCGACTCCGCGTACGACGCCGACCGCACCCAGTATCGCGCCGAGGACCTCATCGAGACGGTCACGCGGGTCGGCGGCGGCGAGAAGAACATCGGAATTACGCCCGAGGACCTCTACTACCGCCGCCGGAACTACGTGTTCGGCCTCGCGTACCTCAACGGGAGCGGCTCTGTCATCTCCACGCACCGCCTCCGCACCTCCTCCGACGGCGGCGTCTCGACCAAGCCCGCGGTCGACGTCTTCGGCGACCGCGTCCGCAAGGAGGTCGTCCACGAGATCGGGCACACGCTCGGATTAGAGCACTGCGACAACAGCAAGTGCGTGATGTCGTTTTCCCCCACCGTCCGCGAGGTCGACGTGAAAGAGGAGAACCTCTGTGGCACCTGCTCTCGGCTCGTTCGCTGA